The genomic DNA TGAGATCGCGGTGGCTTCTTGGCTTTTCGATAATTTTCTATTTCGCATCCTGTTTCAGTCACCGGCCATTGATTCATCGCCACGAAGGGGCTAGTTTCCAGCTGTTTTAAGGCAGCATAGATTCGGCCTGGCCCGATCTATGTAGAAATTCACGTCAGACCAGCAGGGAAAACAACGATGAGTATACGAGTTGAAAAAGATACGATGGGCGAAATTGAAGTTGCTGTGGACCGTTACTGGGGAGCACAAACTCAGCGGTCTTTGCATAACTTTGCCATCGGAACCGATAAGTTCCCTAGAGAAGTCATTAAGGCTCTTGGCGTTGTGAAGAAGTCTTGTGCACAGGCGAACCAGAGCCTCGGTAAGCTGGATGCAAAGCTGGCTGAGTCGATGTTGAAGGCTGCTGACGAAGTGATTGAAGGCAAGCTGGATGACCACTTCCCATTGTCGGTTTGGCAAACAGGTAGCGGCACACAAAGCAACATGAATTCTAACGAAGTGATTTCAAACCGTGCCATCGAAATGATGGGCGGAGAGATGGGAACCAAGAGCCCAGTTCACCCGAATGACCATGTGAATATGTCTCAATCCTCGAACGATACATTTCCGACCGTGATGCATGTAGCCGCCGTTTGCCAGATTCACGAGCGTCTATTGCCTATGGTCAAGAAGCTTCGTGATACCCTCGACGGAAAAGCGAAGGCTTTCACAGACATCGTGAAAATAGGACGTACGCATCTTCAGGATGCAACGCCGCTGACTCTTGGACAGGAGTTTTCTGGTTATGTAGCACAGCTTGATATGGCTACAGTTGCCATTGAGGACTCTCTCAAGCATCTTTATCAGTTGGCTCAAGGTGGAACGGCCGTAGGAACAGGGCTCAACACGCATCCTGATTTCGCAGAGACGGTAGCAGCGAATATTGCTACCGCAACGGGTTATTCTTTTGTTACAGCGCCCAACAAGTTTGCGGCTCTTGCAGGTCACGATGCGGTGGTTATCGCAAGTTCAGCGACGAAGGTTCTAGCGGCAGTTCTCATGAAAGTGGCCAACGACATTCGCTGGTTAGCCAGTGGTCCTCGTTGCGGAATCGGTGAAATTAAGATTCCTGAGAATGAGCCGGGAAGCTCGATTATGCCGGGCAAGGTAAACCCCACTCAAGCTGAAGCACTGACCATGGTGTGTGCGCAGGTCATGGGCAACGATATGGCAGTGAGTGTGGCGGGGGGTTCTGGAAACTTTGAACTCAACGTTTACAAGCCGGTTATGATTTTCAATCTACTCAATTCTGTTCGCCTTTTGGCCGATAGCTGCGAGTCTTTCGAGAAGAACTGTGCATACGGTATCGAGCCTGTTCCAGAGAGTATTCAGGCAAACTTAACCAACTCCTTAATGTTGGTTACGGCTTTGAATCCCGTTATCGGTTATGACAATGCAGCCAAGATTGCGAAGAAAGCCTATAAAGATGGTACGCGTCTACTGGACGCAGCCCTTGAGCTTGAGCTTCTTACAGAGCAGCAGTTTATCGATGCCGTGAAGCCTGAGACCATGGTTGGACCCAAGGCTTAAAGAGAGCTTCTGTGGCAAAGAGGGCCGAGCCACTTGATGGTGCAGGCCCCATGTCTCCCTCCGTTTAAATCGTTGCTCTTCGTTGACAAGGTTAACCGATAGGATTAACCGAGCGCCTGATCTTAATCCTCCTTTAGCGGGTAGGACTCCCCTAAGTATACGTCAAGATGAGACTTTATGTTGCTGGTGCTGCCGGTGCAGGGTGGGGTACGCCGCGCTATATTCGTAATTCGTCAAAACCAGCTGGACGAATACACAGCGTTCTGACAAAACACTTTGCTTAAAGTCGTGCCTTCTACTTTCTACTATTTGGGAGCATTTGATGAATAGTGCCAGGCAATTGATAGCCCTCTTACTTCTCACCTCAGGAGTTGGTTGCTCAGCTCAAACGCAGCCGCCCTCATCACCGGATGAAGTGGTGAGCGCTACGGAAGCGGCCGAAACTACAGCTGAAGACGAAAATACGGATCTTGAAAACGATGATGGCCTCGGTGATTTAGAAGAAGAAACACCGGTGGATTCATCGCCCGAGGAGGAAAATCAAACCGATGGAAGAGACCCAAGACGAAGCCTGGGTTGTGACTTGGCTGTCTACGACTCAAGCAGTCAGGAGAGACTCCTAGAGCTTGATGGAGTGAGCCGCCGTTACCAGGTCAAATTGCCTACGAATTATGACTCTTCAAGGGCTTACCCGGTGCTCTTTGCGCTACACGGCCTCAATGAAACAGGAAACAATGTTCGGTCTCAGTTTGAGAATGTTATCGACGACGATGCGCTGCAGGTGTTTCCGGATGGGGAAGGTGAGCAGTGGAATAACTCCACCGATATGGAATTCATCGATGCCCTCCTTACGAAGCTGGAGGCTGATTACTGCGTGGACCCGGCCATGGTCTTTGCAGCCGGTTTTAGCGCAGGTGGCGGGGGTACCCATGCTATTGGTTGCTATCTCGGCGATAGATTTCGAGCAATAGCGCCTATCGCAGGAACTGGAACATTTACAGAGTGCGAAGGCCGTGTCGCTGTGATTCAGATTCAGGGCACGGCTGATATTGTTGCGCGAGAAGAGGCTGCGGCTGCCGTACGTGCGCATTGGCTCACGGTGAACCAGTGTGATGATGTCGAGAGCGTTGGCTCTTCAGGTTACTCCGAGTGTGACGAGTTTGTGGGATGCATGCCGGATTACCCAACTTTATATTGCGAGCATAGCCGGGGCCATGAATGGCCGCAGTGGGCAAACCCGGTGATTTGGGATTTCTTTATGGGCCTAGACCCTATTGTTCCTGGGGATGACCCAGAAGAAGGCAACGATGGTGCCCAGGCAAGCAGCGTAAAGTTTGTTCTGGATATCCCGGAAGACTTTGAAGGTGTGCCGCTAAAGGTCGCGCCAATTCTTTATGGGCCTAATATCTTTCAGCCCATTTTTGTGGCGCCGAGTCTCATTTTGAACAATGGTCTAGAGATTGGCGATGAATTCGTTTTGGGCGATCAAGTGGAGTATGAAATCAGTCCCATCAGTCTAGCAGGACTTGATCTGCCTGCGGACTATACCTTCACCGTTGTGGTCTATGTCGAAGGTGGGGGAGACCCCACGCCATGCGGCAAGGACTGGATTGGTTTAAGCCCTGTAACAATTGAGGATGACGGTGACCTCGTGATTGATGAACCCATGCGTTTGGAACCGTTTATGGCGATACCGTTCTTTTTCGATTGTCCGGAAGAGTAGACGCGAAACTAGCTATCAAGGCTTTTCTCGAAGCCTGCAGGATCTTCCACATAGGACCGCATGATTTTAGAGA from Deltaproteobacteria bacterium includes the following:
- the fumC gene encoding class II fumarate hydratase — encoded protein: MSIRVEKDTMGEIEVAVDRYWGAQTQRSLHNFAIGTDKFPREVIKALGVVKKSCAQANQSLGKLDAKLAESMLKAADEVIEGKLDDHFPLSVWQTGSGTQSNMNSNEVISNRAIEMMGGEMGTKSPVHPNDHVNMSQSSNDTFPTVMHVAAVCQIHERLLPMVKKLRDTLDGKAKAFTDIVKIGRTHLQDATPLTLGQEFSGYVAQLDMATVAIEDSLKHLYQLAQGGTAVGTGLNTHPDFAETVAANIATATGYSFVTAPNKFAALAGHDAVVIASSATKVLAAVLMKVANDIRWLASGPRCGIGEIKIPENEPGSSIMPGKVNPTQAEALTMVCAQVMGNDMAVSVAGGSGNFELNVYKPVMIFNLLNSVRLLADSCESFEKNCAYGIEPVPESIQANLTNSLMLVTALNPVIGYDNAAKIAKKAYKDGTRLLDAALELELLTEQQFIDAVKPETMVGPKA